In Aphelocoma coerulescens isolate FSJ_1873_10779 chromosome 3, UR_Acoe_1.0, whole genome shotgun sequence, a single window of DNA contains:
- the RMND1 gene encoding required for meiotic nuclear division protein 1 homolog isoform X2: protein MRLKLLHLQMRSFHTLTICQCQSFSKTGCLQLKLDNGVERTAHRTAKSWNLCALKTAFPWLTSQRVQVKNCRFLRGFVSTLGRNVYYQSGEGFFSSWRHLGATVMENYRLNTEWIKKLRNTSSRFYAVVSAGKIVPKPSNQPVKRPPKAPRTKQPSRTNLPLSDMENLMQCTAFATADEYHLGNLCHDLTSHGYVEITSLPRDAANVLVVSTEKSAKEDDPGMIFFFREGAVVFWNVEEKSMKNIMRVLEQHEIQPYEVALVHWENEELNYRIGEGQSKLHKGQILLNSELDSDEVVLQKFAFSNALCLSVKLAIWESLLDNFVESIQSIPEILKSRRKVKLSHADVMQKIGELFALRRSLNYSSTHSF from the exons ATGAGACTGAAACTTCTGCATCTTCAGATGAGATCTTTCCACACTTTAACAATATGCCAATGCCAAAGCTTTAGCAAAACTGGATGTCTACAGTTAAAGCTGGATAATGGTGTTGAAAGAACAGCTCACAGAACAGCAAAGTCTTGGAATTTGTGTGCTCTGAAAACTGCGTTCCCTTGGTTGACAAGTCAACGTGTGCAAGTCAAGAATTGCCGATTCCTCCGAGGATTTGTATCCACTTTGGGAAGAAATGTTTATTATCAGAGTGGGGAGGGCTTTTTCTCATCCTGGAGACATTTGGGTGCGACAGTGATGGAAAACTACAGGCTCAATACAGAGTGGATCAAAAAGCTTAGGAACACATCGTCAAGATTTTATGCGGTTGTATCAGCTGGTAAAATTGTCCCCAAACCCAGTAACCAGCCAGTTAAGAGGCCACCAAAGGCACCGAGGACCAAGCAGCCATCCAGAACGAACCTGCCACTCTCAGACATGGAG AATCTGATGCAGTGCACAGCCTTTGCAACAGCAGATGAGTATCATCTTGGTAATCTGTGTCATGACCTGACTTCACATGGATATGTTGAAATAACAAGTTTGCCTAGAG ATGCTGCAAATGTTTTGGTGGTCAGTACTGAGAAATCTGCAAAAGAAGATGATCCTGGCATGATCTTTTTCTTCAG GGAAGGGGCTGTTGTATTTTGGAATGTTGAAGAGAAAAGT ATGAAGAATATCATGCGAGTGCTAGAGCAGCATGAAATTCAGCCATATGAAGTTGCACTAGTCCATTGGGAGAATGAAGAGCTGAACTATAGAATAGGAGA AGGTCAGTCAAAGCTCCATAAAGGACAAATCTTGTTAAATTCTGAGCTGGATAGTGATGAAGTTGTTCTGCAGAAATTTGCCTTTTCAAATGCTCTTTGTCTTTCTG TAAAGCTGGCTATTTGGGAATCGTTACTGGATAACTTTGTGGAATCTATCCAGTCAATTCCTGAG ATTCTAAAGTCTCGAAGGAAGGTAAAACTCTCTCATGCAGATGTGATGCAGAAAATTGGAGAACTCTTCGCACTAAG ACGAAGCCTGAACTACAGTAGTACCCATTCTTTTTAG
- the RMND1 gene encoding required for meiotic nuclear division protein 1 homolog isoform X1 yields MRLKLLHLQMRSFHTLTICQCQSFSKTGCLQLKLDNGVERTAHRTAKSWNLCALKTAFPWLTSQRVQVKNCRFLRGFVSTLGRNVYYQSGEGFFSSWRHLGATVMENYRLNTEWIKKLRNTSSRFYAVVSAGKIVPKPSNQPVKRPPKAPRTKQPSRTNLPLSDMENLMQCTAFATADEYHLGNLCHDLTSHGYVEITSLPRDAANVLVVSTEKSAKEDDPGMIFFFREGAVVFWNVEEKSMKNIMRVLEQHEIQPYEVALVHWENEELNYRIGEGQSKLHKGQILLNSELDSDEVVLQKFAFSNALCLSVKLAIWESLLDNFVESIQSIPEILKSRRKVKLSHADVMQKIGELFALRHRINLSSDLLITPDFYWDREKLEELYDKTCQFLNINRRVKVMNEKLQHCMELTDLMRNHLNEKHTLRLEWMIVILITIEVLFELARVVF; encoded by the exons ATGAGACTGAAACTTCTGCATCTTCAGATGAGATCTTTCCACACTTTAACAATATGCCAATGCCAAAGCTTTAGCAAAACTGGATGTCTACAGTTAAAGCTGGATAATGGTGTTGAAAGAACAGCTCACAGAACAGCAAAGTCTTGGAATTTGTGTGCTCTGAAAACTGCGTTCCCTTGGTTGACAAGTCAACGTGTGCAAGTCAAGAATTGCCGATTCCTCCGAGGATTTGTATCCACTTTGGGAAGAAATGTTTATTATCAGAGTGGGGAGGGCTTTTTCTCATCCTGGAGACATTTGGGTGCGACAGTGATGGAAAACTACAGGCTCAATACAGAGTGGATCAAAAAGCTTAGGAACACATCGTCAAGATTTTATGCGGTTGTATCAGCTGGTAAAATTGTCCCCAAACCCAGTAACCAGCCAGTTAAGAGGCCACCAAAGGCACCGAGGACCAAGCAGCCATCCAGAACGAACCTGCCACTCTCAGACATGGAG AATCTGATGCAGTGCACAGCCTTTGCAACAGCAGATGAGTATCATCTTGGTAATCTGTGTCATGACCTGACTTCACATGGATATGTTGAAATAACAAGTTTGCCTAGAG ATGCTGCAAATGTTTTGGTGGTCAGTACTGAGAAATCTGCAAAAGAAGATGATCCTGGCATGATCTTTTTCTTCAG GGAAGGGGCTGTTGTATTTTGGAATGTTGAAGAGAAAAGT ATGAAGAATATCATGCGAGTGCTAGAGCAGCATGAAATTCAGCCATATGAAGTTGCACTAGTCCATTGGGAGAATGAAGAGCTGAACTATAGAATAGGAGA AGGTCAGTCAAAGCTCCATAAAGGACAAATCTTGTTAAATTCTGAGCTGGATAGTGATGAAGTTGTTCTGCAGAAATTTGCCTTTTCAAATGCTCTTTGTCTTTCTG TAAAGCTGGCTATTTGGGAATCGTTACTGGATAACTTTGTGGAATCTATCCAGTCAATTCCTGAG ATTCTAAAGTCTCGAAGGAAGGTAAAACTCTCTCATGCAGATGTGATGCAGAAAATTGGAGAACTCTTCGCACTAAG ACACCGTATAAATCTGAGCTCAGACCTGCTAATAACACCTGACTTCTACTGGGATAGAGAAAAACTGGAAGAGCTTTATGACAAGACTTGCCAGTTTCTCAACATTAATCGCAGAGTTAAG GTAATGAATGAAAAGCTCCAGCATTGCATGGAGCTGACAGACCTGATGCGAAATCACCTGAATGAAAAGCACACACTACGGCTTGAGTGGATGATAGTAATACTCATCACCATAGAG GTTCTGTTTGAACTTGCAAGGGTAGTTTTCTGA